In one window of Vanrija pseudolonga chromosome 5, complete sequence DNA:
- the tetX gene encoding Tetracycline resistance protein from transposon: MSPEPLVSIVGAGPAGLTLARYLQKHGIPVQVFEAEASASARSQGGTLDLHADTGLRALLETGLIDKATALMRTGDAEAMRIVDKEGKVWREETSKRDMAAFVKGPLKEPTRPTSAFSGRPEIDRIDLRNLLLDSLEPDTVKWGHAVASASAPTNDSYTLQFKNGTSATTPILIGADGTWSKVRPLLHAQKPEYSGLMMVDMEVPAAASTPELRAVTGPGAVMILSDEQGIFGQNNSGGKTKVYAAFVVPEDWAEQNPLPEGDGPRRAWISKHYDGWAGAAELLAHVETENMVPRKIYQFATDLTWTSELSGVTVIGDAAHVMSPFAGEGVNQAMADAADLGATLVDVLRPTVPASLPPFPLSLVPAFALLNPAPTTPLQAAQIGSRAELGAALRAFEAKMMARARPEMIGSKENLGVAFGPNGAQAFAHLMFMFPFLFVRDLALAPLYWLIGKRQ, encoded by the exons ATGAGCCCCGAACCCCTAGTCTccatcgtcggcgccggcccagcGGGCCTGACACTGGCGCGATACCTCCAGAAGCACGGCATCCCAGTGCAGGTgttcgaggccgaggcgtccgcttcggcgcggtcgcagggcggcacgctcgacctgcaCGCCGATACGGGGCTGCGGGCGCTGCTTGAGACCGGCCTGATCGACAAGGCGACGGCACTCATGCGgaccggcgacgccgaggccatgcGCATCGTCGACAAGGAGGGAAAGGTGTGGCGCGAGGAGACGAGCAAGCGGGACATGGCGGCGTTCGTCAAGGGCCCGTTGAAGGAGCCCACGAGGCCGACCAGTGCTTTCTCGGGCCGGCCCGAGATCGACAG GATCGACCTGcgcaatctcctcctcgactcgTTGGAGCCCGACACCGTGAAGTGGGGCCACGCCGtggcgtccgcctcggcgccgacaaacGACAGTTACACTTTGCAGTTCAAGAAcgggacgagcgcgaccacACCGATCCtcatcggcgccgacggcacgtGGTCCAAGGTCCGCCCGCTGCTACACGCCCAGAAGCCAGAGTATTCGGGCCTGATGATGGTGGACATGGAGgtgcccgcggcggcgagcacgcccgagctgcgcgccgtcacGGGCCCCGGCGCGGTCATGATCCTCTCGGACGAGCAGGGCATCTTCGGGCAGAACAACTCGGGCGGCAAGACGAAAGTCTACGCTGCGTTCGTGGTGCCTGAGGACTGGGCAGAGCAGAACCCCCTGCCGGAGGGCGacggcccgcgccgcgcgtggaTCAGCAAGCACTACgacggctgggcgggcgcggccgagctgctcgcccaCGTCGAGACGGAGAACATGGTCCCGAGGAAAATCTACCAGTTCGCCACGGACCTGACCTGGACGAGCGAGCTGTCCGGTGTGACAGTCATCGGGGACGCGGCGCATGTCATGTCCCCGttcgcgggcgagggcgtgaACCAGG ccatggccgacgcggccgacctcggcgcgacgctcgtcgacgtcctccggCCTACGGTACCAGCGTCGCTCCCGCCGTTCCCCCTTTCCCTCGTGCCGGCGTTCGCGCTCCTCAACCCCGCCCCAACGACCCCACTGCAGGCCGCGCAGAtcggctcgcgcgccgagctgggcgccgcgctgcgcgccttCGAGGCCAAGATgatggcgcgcgcacggcccGAAATGATCGGCAGTAAAGAGAACCTCGGGGTCGCGTTCGGCCCAaacggcgcgcaggcgtTCGCGCACCTGATGTTCATGTTCCCCTTCCTCTTTgtccgcgacctcgcgctcgcgccgctgtACTGGCTCATCGGAAAGCGCCAGTAG